A genomic region of Nerophis lumbriciformis linkage group LG28, RoL_Nlum_v2.1, whole genome shotgun sequence contains the following coding sequences:
- the tmf1 gene encoding TATA element modulatory factor: protein MSWFNTSHLSTFAKQALTTAQKSIDRVLDIKEEGQWSDATVLPYDDVTLPAKLSLSGGWGMVQWEALPEEDTPIPSSPSAAITTPVTRTVVDDSDNFFSAFLLPGDTQVDTKSNEVSVLPVKSQKQSQEKDNNRKNAAAQIKLEGEHIVSVIQGHESRTVVDGQQMENEPSHADTILLQPVSPIVSCGELPCGSDDKKALTSEVKPNTDTEESADPMTEWSQSPAGFPVEKEPSDSSEPCSASTESKKSTQLHPLASQPSKDVHLEQKDSKPEDRQTDTPSPPVCAFSSGTSTTSDIEVLDHESVLSESSASSRQETGEGKSGLHLMHGSFQLLSASTCEDFPRLEDYTKLTESCGSSSDAFERIDSFSVQSMDSRSVSEINSDDENPGSRTLASVTSPAAPITDVSPSISEKQDDGVVEKTGEAEEEKDECFAGAVREQSLDEMEESGRSVTPVNSEQPEDLTEQEEESEANITLFEPNANVELFIPPITEEMKSVSTVQFLELQKVIDELSSRLEKRESQLLAVSKDKARLEEEFDNLKDEVITLKEESSTVQSLKDEFTQRIADTERKAQLACKERDIAKKEIKGLREDLSTRLNSSDTLELIKEKEEQIRGLLEEGEKLSKQHLQHSTIIKKLRVKEKESDTRLTKQQKKIIELENELKHLQQVFEGKEEVEKKNRENIKMLNSAVERQEKELSRLQTDSEELQEKNRSLQAALDNSYKELAELHKANASRASEVEEVALSKEVQAKELLSVALVKAQDEARIQQEALASQVADLRLALQRAEQQQARKEDYLREEISELQQRLQDAETRNQELSQSITSATRPLLRQIENLQASLGGQTSSWEKIEKNISDRLVEAQAQLAAAVEKERSATEELLSIKCQLASLESQNSLLRQEKVRLLALVETEKNRRENVEDDSGREHIELENLRGEHRRMLEEAKKEKLLLTNQLEMEKMKVEQEKKKYYLAQEALKEKKSITHDVPVSSTPSLSRSSSFSGTDNAGLHSSIFSQDDLLDQTLGSGTMSVSMSGTNLYEAARLSGGSSIIENLQSQLKLREGEIAQLQLEISSLERSRSVMAEELVRLTNENDEMEEKVKEIPKMSIQLKDLEQRHNTILQMYGEKAEEAEELRLDLEDVKSMYKTQIDELLQNQK, encoded by the exons ATGAGTTGGTTCAACACATCCCACTTGTCCACTTTCGCCAAACAAGCGTTGACAACAGCTCAGAAATCGATCGATCGAGTTCTGGACATCAAAGAAGAAGGCCAATGGAGTGACGCAACTGTATTGCCTTATGACG ATGTGACATTGCCGGCAAAGCTGTCGTTAAGTGGAGGGTGGGGGATGGTCCAGTGGGAAGCACTACCTGAAGAAGATACCCCCATCCCTTCGTCCCCCTCTGCTGCCATTACTACACCTGTCACCCGCACAGTAGTGGACGACTCTGACAACTTTTTTAGTGCCTTTCTGTTACCTGGAGACACGCAAGTTGACACGAAATCCAATGAAGTGTCTGTACTACCGGTAAAGTCTCAAAAGCAGTCTCAGGAGAAAGACAATAACCGCAAAAATGCTGCTGCCCAAATCAAATTGGAGGGCGAACACATTGTGTCAGTTATTCAGGGTCATGAAAGTCGGACAGTTGTGGATGGACAACAGATGGAAAATGAACCCTCTCATGCAGACACCATTCTTCTTCAGCCAGTTTCTCCCATTGTAAGTTGTGGTGAGCTACCTTGTGGCTCAGACGATAAGAAGGCCCTTACAAGCGAGGTAAAACCAAACACTGACACAGAAGAGTCTGCAGACCCAATGACCGAGTGGTCACAGAGTCCAGCTGGATTCCCTGTTGAGAAAGAACCCTCTGATTCTTCAGAACCTTGCAGTGCTTCCACTGAATCTAAAAAGTCTACACAACTTCATCCGCTTGCCTCCCAACCTTCTAAGGATGTACATTTAGAGCAGAAAGACTCAAAGCCTGAAGACCGTCAGACTGATACCCCCTCTCCCCCAGTGTGTGCCTTCTCTTCAGGAACATCTACCACCAGTGACATTGAAGTGCTGGATCACGAGAGTGTGTTGAGTGAAAGTTCTGCCAGCTCCAGGCAAGAGACGGGAGAAGGAAAATCTGGACTTCACTTAATGCATGGTTCATTCCAACTTCTCTCTGCTTCTACCTGTGAAGACTTTCCCCGTCTTGAGGACTATACAAAACTCACAGAGAGTTGTGGCTCTTCCTCTGATGCGTTCGAGCGCATAGATTCATTCAGTGTACAGTCAATGGATAGCCGCAGTGTCAGTGAAATTAACTCCGATGATGAGAACCCTGGCAGTCGGACGCTCGCTTCTGTCACTTCGCCCGCAGCCCCTATAACAGATGTTTCACCAAGTATAAGCGAGAAGCAAGACGATGGAGTTGTGGAAAAGACTGGAGAGGCGGAAGAGGAGAAGGACGAGTGTTTCGCCGGAGCTGTAAGGGAACAGTCTCTGGACGAGATGGAGGAGAGCGGACGAAGTGTGACTCCAGTGAATAGCGAACAACCTGAGGACTTGACCGAGCAGGAAGAGGAATCTGAGGCGAACATCACACTGTTCGAGCCCAACGCCAACGTCGAGTTATTCATTCCACCAATCACGGAAGAAATGAAAAGTGTCTCAACCGTTCAGTTTTTGGAACTTCAAAAG GTCATCGATGAGCTGTCAAGCCGCCTTGAAAAAAGAGAGTCTCAGCTGTTGGCAGTCAGCAAGGACAAGGCAAGACTGGAAGAAGAATTTGACAATCTTAAAGA TGAAGTAATAACTCTGAAGGAGGAGAGCTCCACTGTTCAGTCCTTAAAGGATGAGTTCACGCAGCGTATAGCGGACACCGAAAGGAAGGCTCAGCTGGCTTGCAAAGAGAGAGACATCGCCAAGAAG GAGATTAAGGGCTTGCGAGAGGACCTTTCTACAAGACTGAATTCCAGTGATACATTGGAGCTTATCAAAGAGAAAGAGGAGCAGATCAGAGGCCTACTAGAAGAAG GTGAAAAGCTGTCCAAGCAACATCTTCAGCACAGCACTATCATAAAAAAACTGCGCGTGAAGGAGAAGGAGAGTGACACGAGACTCACCAAGCAACAGAAGAAAATTATAGAGCTGGAGAACGAGCTGAAGCACCTGCAGCAG GTTTTCGAGGGGAAAGAAGAGGTAGAAAAaaagaatcgggaaaatatcaagATGCTGAACTCGGCTGTGGAACGTCAAGAGAAGGAGCTGAGCAGGCTGCAGACAGACTCTGAGGAGCTCCAAGAGAAGAACAGAAGTCTCCAGGCGGCTCTGGACAACTCTTACAA ggaGCTGGCGGAACTTCACAAGGCCAATGCCAGCAGAGCCAGTGAGGTTGAAGAGGTAGCTCTTAGTAAAGAGGTACAAGCCAAGGAGTTGCTAAGCGTGGCCCTGGTGAAGGCCCAGGATGAGGCCAGGATACAACAGGAAGCTCTAGCAAGCCAG GTGGCCGACCTAAGATTGGCTCTTCAGAGGGCCGAGCAACAGCAGGCAAGGAAGGAAGATTATTTGAGGGAAGAAATCAGTGAATTGCAGCAG AGGCTGCAGGATGCAGAAACAAGGAACCAGGAGCTTAGCCAAAGCATTACCTCAGCAACGAGGCCCCTGCTGCGTCAAATAGAGAACCTACAGGCTTCACTGGGTGGACAAACTTCATCCTGGGAAAAAATAGAGAAGAACATCTCTGACAGGCTGG TGGAAGCCCAGGCACAACTTGCTGCTGCAGTGGAGAAGGAACGCTCAGCAACAGAAGAACTGCTCTCCATCAAGTGCCAGTTGGCCTCTCTGGAGTCACAGAATTCCTTGCTTCGCCAGGAAAAGGTCCGACTCCTTGCACTCGTAGAGACAGAGAAGAACAGAAGAGAGAATGTGGAAGACGACAGCGGCAG AGAGCATATTGAGTTGGAGAATCTGCGAGGGGAACACAGGCGCATGCTGGAAGAAGCGAAGAAAGAAAAG CTGCTGCTAACGAATCAACTAGAGATGGAGAAAATGAAGGTTGAACAAGAGAAGAAAAAATATTACTTGGCACAAGAGGCGCTCAAGGAGAAG AAGAGCATAACCCATGATGTCCCAGTTTCTTCCACGCCCTCACTGTCCCGATCGAGCTCCTTTAGTGGGACGGACAATGCTGGATTGCACTCCTCCATCTTCTCTCAG GATGACTTGTTAGACCAGACACTCGGCAGTGGAACAATGTCTGTGTCAATGAGTGGTACCAACTTGTATGAAGCTGCCAGGCTGTCTGGGGGCTCCAGCATCATAGAGAATCTCCAGTCTCAACTCAAACTGAGGGAAGGAGAGATAGCACAGCTGCAG CTTGAGATTTCTAGTCTGGAGAGGAGTCGTTCTGTAATGGCAGAAGAGTTGGTTCGACTCACCAATGAAAATGATGAAATGGAGGAGAAGGTAAAAGAGATCCCCAAGATGAGCATTCAGCTCAAG GATCTGGAACAGAGGCACAACACAATCTTGCagatgtatggagaaaaagctgaAGAGGCAGAGGAGCTCAGGCTGGACCTTGAGGATGTAAAgagcatgtacaaaacccaaattgATGAACTGCTGCAGAACCAGAAATAA